From Cercospora beticola chromosome 6, complete sequence, a single genomic window includes:
- a CDS encoding uncharacterized protein (CAZy:AA5), producing the protein MKLQWSLVALATAVNASHKYLEEAMRGERVSGYGTYDKPSWEPSFKDQSPPYKAHRITREDWDLSCSSGETSCRDAVDGSNTTAWRSEPGQSPYITIDLHDHYAVSAVVVLPPIDLNSSAGLITHHEIYLSHDAKNWGSPVAHGMWPTTNRQRLAAFEPMSARYVRLVATSSDEGSPFWIGISELNIYANLYTIPKDPSRGIWGPTIDLPVVPASGAQVATGEVLLWSSWGDDQFHSTPGGKTAMSFWDFRSNTVSKRIVSNTHHDMFCPGIAIDGTGNMVVTGGNDAAQTSLFVASENKWHSAKPMKLERGYQATTTLSDGRVFVIGGSWAGGSNIDKNGEVYDPATREWTSLPGARVEPMLTDDMEGPWRADNHGWLFGWKNRTVFQAGPSQRMNWYFVEGNGDVLPAGQRLEDEDSMSGNAVMFDATKGKILTFGGSPDYEKSLAHANAHIITLGNPGDEVDVRPAGKGGAMNYKRVFHTSVVLPDGKVFIVGGQTYGVAFNEENIQFTPELYNPETDTFEEMQHNNIVRTYHSVSILVPDGRVLTGGGGLCGNCSANHYDAQLFTPPYLLTDSGDERERPAFASNLPRTVGVGGRLFFSTTTKIASAALIRISSATHTVNTDQRRVPLVLSRYGFFKNKYSVQVPIDPGVVIPGYWMLFVMDVHGTPSIAQTILVTVKQNVKHGAAFSDESEPYLFRIQEGLRR; encoded by the coding sequence ATGAAGCTCCAATGGTCCCTGGTGGCCCTGGCTACTGCGGTCAACGCAAGCCATAAATACTTGGAAGAAGCCATGCGCGGAGAGCGTGTCTCTGGATATGGTACTTATGACAAACCATCCTGGGAGCCATCATTCAAGGATCAGTCTCCACCTTACAAGGCGCACCGCATCACACGTGAAGATTGGGATCTTTCATGCAGCAGTGGCGAGACCAGCTGCCGGGATGCCGTCGACGGCTCGAACACGACAGCCTGGCGCAGCGAGCCTGGTCAGAGTCCTTACATTACGATTGATCTGCACGATCACTACGCTGTCAGCGCAGTTGTGGTGTTGCCCCCCATAGATTTGAACAGCTCGGCCGGCTTGATCACTCACCACGAGATTTACCTGAGCCATGACGCCAAAAATTGGGGTTCGCCTGTAGCCCATGGCATGTGGCCGACCACGAACAGACAACGACTCGCGGCTTTCGAGCCCATGTCAGCTCGATATGTGCGTTTAGTTGCCACATCTTCCGACGAGGGGTCACCGTTCTGGATTGGCATCTCTGAGCTCAACATCTATGCGAATCTTTACACTATTCCTAAAGATCCCAGCCGAGGGATATGGGGTCCCACCATAGACCTGCCTGTCGTGCCAGCTTCGGGCGCCCAAGTAGCCACCGGTGAAGTCCTGCTGTGGTCATCGTGGGGAGATGACCAGTTTCATTCAACTCCAGGCGGGAAAACGGCGATGTCATTCTGGGATTTCCGCAGCAATACCGTGTCTAAGCGAATCGTTTCTAATACGCATCATGACATGTTCTGCCCTGGCATCGCTATCGATGGGACCGGCAACATGGTCGTGACTGGCGGTAATGATGCTGCTCAGACCAGCCTTTTCGTCGCCAGTGAAAACAAATGGCATTCGGCCAAGCCTATGAAACTTGAGCGCGGTTATCAAGCTACGACGACCCTATCAGATGGCCGGGTCTTTGTCATCGGGGGTTCCTGGGCGGGCGGGTCGAACATTGACAAGAACGGTGAAGTTTATGACCCTGCGACTAGGGAGTGGACGTCTCTGCCAGGCGCTAGAGTCGAACCCATGCTCACGGATGATATGGAAGGCCCTTGGAGAGCAGACAACCATGGCTGGCTGTTTGGATGGAAGAACCGCACCGTGTTTCAAGCTGGTCCCAGCCAGCGCATGAACTGGTATTTTGTGGAAGGCAACGGTGATGTCCTGCCTGCGGGACAGCGTTTAGAAGACGAGGATTCGATGTCTGGAAACGCGGTCATGTTCGATGCCACCAAAGGCAAGATCCTCACATTTGGAGGTTCACCAGACTACGAAAAGTCGCTAGCCCATGCAAACGCTCATATCATCACTCTCGGTAACCCTGGAGACGAAGTTGATGTGCGACCCGCTGGTAAAGGTGGCGCGATGAATTATAAACGCGTCTTCCACACTTCGGTCGTGCTTCCAGACGGCAAAGTGTTCATTGTTGGAGGCCAGACGTATGGCGTCGCATTCAACGAGGAGAACATACAGTTCACGCCCGAGTTGTACAACCCAGAAACGGATACTTTCGAGGAGATGCAGCATAACAACATCGTTCGGACATATCACTCAGTCTCGATCCTTGTACCCGACGGACGCGTGTTGACCGGCGGAGGTGGGCTTTGCGGCAACTGTTCAGCAAATCACTACGATGCGCAGCTTTTCACGCCCCCGTATCTTCTGACTGATTCGGGTGATGAGCGTGAGCGGCCCGCCTTTGCTTCCAACTTACCTCGCACAGTCGGCGTCGGCGGGCGGCTGTTCTTTAGCACCACGACCAAGATCGCTTCTGCGGCGTTGATCCGCATATCCAGCGCCACCCACACTGTCAACACCGATCAACGTCGTGTACCGTTGGTTCTCAGCAGATATGGTTTCTTCAAAAATAAATACAGCGTGCAAGTCCCGATTGACCCAGGAGTTGTCATTCCTGGCTACTGGATGCTCTTCGTCATGGACGTACATGGTACTCCAAGTATCGCCCAGACCATCTTGGTTACTGTCAAACAGAATGTCAAACACGGTGCTGCTTTTAGCGACGAGAGTGAGCCGTATCTATTCCGGATACAAGAAGGGCTACGTCGCTAA
- a CDS encoding uncharacterized protein (MEROPS:MER0042897) encodes MPTEEQARRIANAINYAVNVEGVDIISLSFGFAQEVPIINQAIEGAVGRPERPCLVFAAASNFGGNDEVQWPACHDRVICIHAADGIGNKYSRNVRMENSHKEFATLGCEVQALVRPGVRGTKSGTSVATPVAAGIASLLLDDVLLNQADYLLRFPESTSDEYSMRVHELRRCKGMSNALQKMAIPRDGYNYLRPWKLLHNHHVTKSLRVETILNAAAGTKRIRPLSTYCKTTKRRHD; translated from the exons ATGCCAACAGAGGAGCAGGCACGCCGAATAGCCAAT GCCATCAATTACGCGGTCAATGTCGAGGGCGTGGACATCATCTCACTATCATTTGGATTCGCGCAAGAAGTCCCAATCATAAATCAGGCTATAGAGGGTGCAGTGGGACGACCTGAGAGACCTTGCCTGGTGTTCGCTGCAGCCTCAAATTTCGGTGGCAATGATGAAGTCCAGTGGCCAGCATGTCACGATCGAGTGATCTGCATCCACGCTGCCGATGGCATTGGCAACAAATACTCTCGCAACGTGAGGATGGAAAATTCACACAAAGAGTTCGCTACTCTTGGATGCGAGGTTCAAGCACTGGTCAGGCCTGGCGTGCGTGGTACCAAATCTGGAACTTCAGTGGCCACTCCCGTTGCAGCAGGCATTGCATCGTTGCTACTGGATGATGTTCTCCTCAACCAGGCCGACTACCTTCTTCGATTCCCTGAATCAACCTCAGATGAGTACAGTATGCGGGTTCACGAACTTAGACGCTGCAAGGGCATGAGCAACGCTCTGCAGAAGATGGCGATCCCGCGTGACGGATACAATTACCTGCGGCCTTGGAAGCTACTTCACAATCATCATGTTACAAAAAGCCTTCGTGTTGAGACCATCCTCAATGCTGCTGCAGGGACTAAGCGGATACGACCATTATCTACATATTGCAAGACTACTAAAAGACGTCATGATTGA